The Oryza glaberrima chromosome 5, OglaRS2, whole genome shotgun sequence DNA segment TAAACACAAATTGTGAAACTGTTTTAAAGACATTAGTGCATGATGAGGGTAAGAGTTCCCTTACAGCTTAGCTGATTTGCATGTATTGGCCTGGAAGAAGGTCCTCCTTGATCCAAGGCGCATTGTTGCCCCCATATGGGTTTTAGAGCCCTGCAGAATCATTGCCAAAGTACAGGGAAAACATTAAGTTAATTATGAAAATAAAGAGCATTTTCCAAATTCAATAACTGGAAATGGAATTACCTCCGGCATGAAAATAACACATGGCGTCGTTGTAGCTGGATCAAACTCTGTACTATTAGCACCACGCAACTTCATGACAGAGCGGGCGAATTCGATCACTGCAATTTGCATGCCCAGGCAAATACCAAGATATGGAACATTGTTTTCTCGCGCATATTTTGCAGCAAGAATTTTTCCCTGGACCCCTCTATCTCCAAAGCCTCCTGGAACTAGTACACCATGTGCACcctgaggaggaagaggaacatCCTTCAAAGTTCTGCAGAATGGATCACCTCATCACCTGGTAATATGTGCTGTACTTACCTTTAGTAGATCCCAAGCTTTTTCATATGCATCAGGAGTCTGCACAAGGCAACCATTCCCCAAGCATCAGTAAACTATGCACTCTACAATGTGGGAATCAGAATTGAACAGAATCAAAAACAAAATGCATAAAACTGACCTCTGTGGCTGCAGAATCTTCAAGATCACAGGAAGGAACCCAATCCACCACAAGTTTTCTGTCCAAAGCAACCGATGCATGCAGAAGAGCCTGAAAGGAATACCGAACTAGGTAATGCCCCAAAATCTAGTAGAAAGGGATATATCCAATGTATTGCTAACACCAACAAGCTCGGAAGCATGTCCAGCAGCAACTGAACAGCTGTTGACTGATGCACAAATACATGTCCAAGTCAGTCAGAAAAGTCACCTTCAAAACTGACAAGTAGGAGTCTGATAGGCCAGTATACTTTCCAACCATGGCAATCCTAACCTGCAAATATGTTCGCAGTGACTATGAGCACCAAATTATTGATCATGTACATGTACTGATGTATATCTAAAAGCAAAAGTTCAGAGTAAAATGAGACTAACAGGAGTTTTCAGTTTGTCGAATTTGCTGGCTCTTTCAGTCCATTCAGTCAGCTTAGGTGCTCGAGGCACTTTTCCCACACTACATGTCACAACCAAGAATACATTTAAGTCATGAAAAGAAATGACTCCAGGTGTTGAGTTCATCGTATCTTTGGCCAgcagacataccattgaagatCTAAAACTTTCAGAATAGATTCATGAGCCTTCTGGTCCTATAAGAAAGCACAAGTTGTTACTgagattattttaaaaataataccaTCCATGTACTGGGACAAGTTTTATGTGACATACCCTAAGCAACAAAGGGATGTGCCAGATGTTGGTAACATCGTGAAGATTGACAATACTTGAGATCTGCAATATGAAATCAAACTAAGAATTCAGGTTGCCCGGAGCAAAATACATTTAGAAATACTTGGTGAAAGCAGCATTGTTACCGGAACGTGGCAAAATTGTGCGAGTTTCACTTTCACATTTTCTTCAAGTGGCTGTCAGAAAGCACAAAGCAAGCAATGTATAAAGCCACCATCAGACCGAAAACAACACTTTTGAAGGAAACATAAATACAAAAACAAGTGCTACTACTGCATGATTGAGTACCTGAGTACTGCGACATGCTAAAATATCAGGTATCAGTCCAAGTCCTCTTAGTCCACGGACACTATGTTGGGTAGGTTTGGTTTTCTACAAAAGATTCATAGGAAAagtcaagaaaaatgcatatttttatGACTGTGACACTGTATTTAGATGAATTGTGGTGCCTCCACATGAGGAATAAGTACCTGTTCACCAACTACATTTAGAACTGGTACAAGACTGACATGAACTAGGCAAAAGTTTCCAGCCCCTGAAACACAAATTGGAAAATGATCAGTAAGAGTTAAATGCTGTTTGCAaatgaaagaaaatagaaataaatagCTATGGAGTCCACTGTTTTCTCACCTACGCGGTATGAAAATTGACCTAATGCTTCAATAAAAGGCATTGATTCAATATCCCCTGCATCAAGAATGCCACTGTCGTTATGTGGCGAAAAGATTTTGTCTCCTGCATCGGAATACTAGAACAACTATGGGAACAATTGAGCAGAGAATAGTATATTATGTGGTGCTCAAAACTGTGCAGtgttattattttctaaaaaatgatgtggtttGCTTCAGTAGTCTGTTTTTCACCTATAGTGCCACCAAGTTCTATTACACAAACATCAGCTGGCTCATCTGTGCCATCAACTGGATTCATTGCCACACGTTCAATCCACTCCTGTATTTCATCCGTAATGTGAGGTACAACCTGATAAAGTGAATTAACTCAGAATTCATCATCAACTAAGTTATGGAACAGAAAAAACAAGAGACGAAATTCTAATTACCAATTCTCACCTGAACAGTTTTTCCCAAGTAGTCTCCTCTTCGTTCCTTGTCAATAACAGCCTGCAGTTTGGGAATTAcaagaaaaaatattaataactaGTAGACGATAAATTCTTGTTAAGTTTAAATTTACTCTTAGAAAAATAGGTATAATTAGCAGGGTATCTATGCTCATAGAAGCATATAATACTCAAGTGGTCCTGAAATACCGACAGTTGCATGATAGCAAACAGCTGCAGCTTGACATTCAAACTGCTCACGGTGAATCTACCCTATGACAGGTTCAATATCGACATGTCTATCACCAGCCTTTAGACTACAGAACCAGGATATTGTCCACATGTATAATTGAACTGTAGGAGATCTTGGGATGTAACATAAAACGGAATAGAAAAAGATCTGTGGTGTGAGATATAAACCACAACTTTGGACTAGAAAGCAAGTCATACTGAAAGTCTTGTGCGCACTCAGATAGAGACTCTTTATTCCAATTACCTGATAGATCTTTCCGGTGGTTATATTGTTGTCACGAGTCAACTTGATGTCCAGAAACCGCTCATAATTTCCAAGGTCCAAGTCCACCTTAGACAAAAAGAGAGAACGAAATGAAGTTCAGTTTAgtcaaagaaagaaaattttgtaGTTATCACAAAAACACACACTCTACAATGGAACCTCCTTTCTACAAACAAGTGGACAACAGGACAAGTGCATGGAATGCTGCTAGTGACCAACTGCTAGTCCATGATAATTCAAGCCAAGCATGAGGAGAATATGCTCGAGTCAGTGCAGTGCAGTTTCTGGCGTGCATTTTGTAACCTATGGTGCACTCTCTGCGACTATCTCATAATGAAATAGCTAAGTGAAAGCCGAAAGGAGATGGTGAAGCAGAGCTGCTACCTCACCACCATCGTCCAAAACAAACACTTCACCGTGCTCGAATGGAGACATGGTTCCAGCATCGGTGTTGAGGTAAGGATCTGCAGCAAAGCAGTAACAAAGGTAAAAGATCAGAAGGATAATCGATCATCACATGACAAAACCAAAACTATTTCATAAACTTGTTCACTAATTTACTAACATACTGTACAGACTTAGTACCTAAAAAATGAACACAAACAGTCAAGGAGGTTGCAAGTGACGAGACAAGAAAAATAATAGTTTGTTAAGTACTAGACCCAAGAAAGGTGCGCAGCACCTGGCCTCTGGATGAAGAGACAAAGCTATCAGTTAAGACAAATTTTCATAGCACGAGATGACAAATTTGACCTGTATTACTACACCCATATAAAATATAGAAACTCATCTGTTTCAAGGAACCAAGACAGTGACACTGACACAGTATCAGATGGCCACCTCATCAGTGAGCAACGACGAGTATAATTACAGTTCAAAAGAAATGAAACATGAAATGGTTGGTtcaaaaggaggaggagggaacgACTTTGTTAGtcccaaaataataataataataaaagatgAACTACAGAGAAAGAGAAGTGAGGAAACAAGATCACTAAAAGTGCAACATGGCACTGTTGAGATTGCAGAAAGGTTAGCACTTCCATTCCCGTTAACAAGAAAGATCAGAGctttatccatccatccatccatccaagaGCCCATCAtctttaaaacaatttttttataaaaaaaacaagaattttAACTGTGTTTTCTCCAGTTTAGTGATCTCgaggagtagctagctagtttaaccaaatgaaagaaaaatgattCGGTATTAGTATATGGTTAGAAGTGCAGTCTAGTATGTACGGGGATGCGTGGCGTTCGTGCTCTGTGCGATCACGTGGCCACCCATTACGCTGCGGCCTATTTTTGAccgaggaaaaaaataattaaacggCACCCGCCAAGTACGGCGGCGTTTCGGGGGAGAGAGAaaaacgggcggcggcgga contains these protein-coding regions:
- the LOC127773468 gene encoding uncharacterized protein LOC127773468 isoform X2, with the protein product MKYVLVTGGVVSGLGKGVTASSIGVVLKDCGLRVTSIKIDPYLNTDAGTMSPFEHGEVFVLDDGGEVDLDLGNYERFLDIKLTRDNNITTGKIYQAVIDKERRGDYLGKTVQEWIERVAMNPVDGTDEPADVCVIELGGTIGDKIFSPHNDSGILDAGDIESMPFIEALGQFSYRVGAGNFCLVHVSLVPVLNVVGEQKTKPTQHSVRGLRGLGLIPDILACRSTQPLEENVKVKLAQFCHVPISSIVNLHDVTNIWHIPLLLRDQKAHESILKVLDLQCVGKVPRAPKLTEWTERASKFDKLKTPVRIAMVGKYTGLSDSYLSVLKALLHASVALDRKLVVDWVPSCDLEDSAATETPDAYEKAWDLLKGAHGVLVPGGFGDRGVQGKILAAKYARENNVPYLGICLGMQIAVIEFARSVMKLRGANSTEFDPATTTPCVIFMPEGSKTHMGATMRLGSRRTFFQANTCKSAKLYGNASYVDERHRHRYEVNPEMVPEFEKAGLSFVGRDESGTRMEIIELPTHRFFVGAQFHPEFKSRPGKPSPLFMGLIAASSGQLDHLLQQSCGVVSSPVRRGNYCNGATKQQKLYQNGHVKNGLVNGCYYANGNSILHT
- the LOC127773468 gene encoding uncharacterized protein LOC127773468 isoform X4, with the translated sequence MKYVLVTGGVVSGLGKGVTASSIGVVLKDCGLRVTSIKIDPYLNTDAGTMSPFEHGEVFVLDDGGEVDLDLGNYERFLDIKLTRDNNITTGKIYQAVIDKERRGDYLGKTVQEWIERVAMNPVDGTDEPADVCVIELGGTIGDIESMPFIEALGQFSYRVGAGNFCLVHVSLVPVLNVVGEQKTKPTQHSVRGLRGLGLIPDILACRSTQPLEENVKVKLAQFCHVPISSIVNLHDVTNIWHIPLLLRDQKAHESILKVLDLQCVGKVPRAPKLTEWTERASKFDKLKTPVRIAMVGKYTGLSDSYLSVLKALLHASVALDRKLVVDWVPSCDLEDSAATETPDAYEKAWDLLKGAHGVLVPGGFGDRGVQGKILAAKYARENNVPYLGICLGMQIAVIEFARSVMKLRGANSTEFDPATTTPCVIFMPEGSKTHMGATMRLGSRRTFFQANTCKSAKLYGNASYVDERHRHRYEVNPEMVPEFEKAGLSFVGRDESGTRMEIIELPTHRFFVGAQFHPEFKSRPGKPSPLFMGLIAASSGQLDHLLQQSCGVVSSPVRRGNYCNGATKQQKLYQNGHVKNGLVNGCYYANGNSILHT
- the LOC127773468 gene encoding uncharacterized protein LOC127773468 isoform X3, with protein sequence MKYVLVTGGVVSGLGKGVTASSIGVVLKDCGLRVTSIKIDPYLNTDAGTMSPFEHGEVFVLDDGGEVDLDLGNYERFLDIKLTRDNNITTGKIYQAVIDKERRGDYLGKTVQVVPHITDEIQEWIERVAMNPVDGTDEPADVCVIELGGTIGDIESMPFIEALGQFSYRVGAGNFCLVHVSLVPVLNVVGEQKTKPTQHSVRGLRGLGLIPDILACRSTQPLEENVKVKLAQFCHVPISSIVNLHDVTNIWHIPLLLRDQKAHESILKVLDLQCVGKVPRAPKLTEWTERASKFDKLKTPVRIAMVGKYTGLSDSYLSVLKALLHASVALDRKLVVDWVPSCDLEDSAATETPDAYEKAWDLLKGAHGVLVPGGFGDRGVQGKILAAKYARENNVPYLGICLGMQIAVIEFARSVMKLRGANSTEFDPATTTPCVIFMPEGSKTHMGATMRLGSRRTFFQANTCKSAKLYGNASYVDERHRHRYEVNPEMVPEFEKAGLSFVGRDESGTRMEIIELPTHRFFVGAQFHPEFKSRPGKPSPLFMGLIAASSGQLDHLLQQSCGVVSSPVRRGNYCNGATKQQKLYQNGHVKNGLVNGCYYANGNSILHT
- the LOC127773468 gene encoding uncharacterized protein LOC127773468 isoform X1; this encodes MKYVLVTGGVVSGLGKGVTASSIGVVLKDCGLRVTSIKIDPYLNTDAGTMSPFEHGEVFVLDDGGEVDLDLGNYERFLDIKLTRDNNITTGKIYQAVIDKERRGDYLGKTVQVVPHITDEIQEWIERVAMNPVDGTDEPADVCVIELGGTIGDKIFSPHNDSGILDAGDIESMPFIEALGQFSYRVGAGNFCLVHVSLVPVLNVVGEQKTKPTQHSVRGLRGLGLIPDILACRSTQPLEENVKVKLAQFCHVPISSIVNLHDVTNIWHIPLLLRDQKAHESILKVLDLQCVGKVPRAPKLTEWTERASKFDKLKTPVRIAMVGKYTGLSDSYLSVLKALLHASVALDRKLVVDWVPSCDLEDSAATETPDAYEKAWDLLKGAHGVLVPGGFGDRGVQGKILAAKYARENNVPYLGICLGMQIAVIEFARSVMKLRGANSTEFDPATTTPCVIFMPEGSKTHMGATMRLGSRRTFFQANTCKSAKLYGNASYVDERHRHRYEVNPEMVPEFEKAGLSFVGRDESGTRMEIIELPTHRFFVGAQFHPEFKSRPGKPSPLFMGLIAASSGQLDHLLQQSCGVVSSPVRRGNYCNGATKQQKLYQNGHVKNGLVNGCYYANGNSILHT